Proteins encoded in a region of the Methanofastidiosum sp. genome:
- a CDS encoding helix-turn-helix domain-containing protein, producing MSRKITYNVKKNVSVKELNYTIHMLEGQVRLLQRLYFIRFLYKGMGVEDASELIGITKNTGYHWLKKWNEKGQEQLIPNFKGGRRPKLNQFKREELRITLKELNLKKSRDVQKLIQEKYDVNYSLWQVRRILNSFEKNE from the coding sequence ATGTCTAGAAAAATTACATATAATGTTAAGAAAAATGTGTCAGTTAAAGAATTAAACTATACAATTCATATGTTAGAAGGACAAGTTAGACTCTTACAGAGATTGTATTTTATTAGATTTCTATACAAAGGTATGGGCGTTGAAGATGCTTCAGAACTTATTGGTATTACAAAAAATACAGGATATCATTGGCTTAAAAAGTGGAATGAGAAAGGACAAGAACAACTGATACCCAATTTCAAAGGAGGTAGACGCCCGAAACTTAATCAATTCAAGAGAGAAGAACTAAGGATAACATTAAAAGAATTAAATCTAAAAAAATCTAGAGATGTTCAAAAACTAATTCAAGAAAAGTACGACGTTAATTATTCTTTATGGCAAGTTAGGAGAATATTAAATTCATTTGAAAAAAATGAATAA
- a CDS encoding ABC transporter permease subunit: MISAIVGFFYSTLIFIPPVVLIAIFALISWKTAKIKVAIFAVVSLVLIISMGLWKATIETLSLVLVATIIALFIGFPLGILKARSKTFGAIIEPILDLMQTLPSLSYLIPAVLFFRIGVVPGVIATVIFSMPPAIRLTSLGLEHVSKEMIEVGKSFGATPRQLLLKIEIPLALPSIMMGVNQTIMLAFSMVVIAGFIGAGGLGEVIISGLQRYNLVDSIEAGLSIVFLAIILDRVTKQLGKIYEVKKN; the protein is encoded by the coding sequence ATGATATCTGCAATTGTTGGATTTTTTTATTCAACTCTTATCTTCATACCTCCAGTAGTTCTAATTGCAATATTTGCTCTAATATCTTGGAAAACGGCAAAGATCAAAGTGGCAATCTTTGCTGTAGTTAGTCTGGTGCTGATTATTAGCATGGGTTTATGGAAAGCCACAATTGAAACTTTATCTTTAGTTTTAGTGGCCACGATTATTGCACTCTTTATAGGATTTCCCTTGGGGATATTGAAAGCAAGATCAAAAACTTTTGGTGCTATAATAGAGCCAATACTTGATTTAATGCAAACTCTCCCATCCCTATCATATCTTATACCTGCCGTATTATTTTTTAGGATAGGCGTAGTTCCAGGAGTAATTGCCACAGTTATATTTTCAATGCCTCCTGCGATAAGATTAACAAGTTTAGGCCTTGAGCATGTTTCTAAGGAAATGATTGAAGTTGGAAAATCATTTGGAGCAACACCTCGTCAACTACTTCTTAAAATAGAGATACCTCTTGCTCTACCCTCAATTATGATGGGGGTAAATCAGACTATAATGTTGGCTTTTTCTATGGTTGTAATAGCAGGATTCATCGGAGCTGGTGGACTCGGAGAAGTCATTATATCGGGATTGCAACGGTACAATTTAGTAGATTCTATAGAAGCGGGACTTTCTATTGTATTCTTGGCAATTATACTAGATAGAGTAACAAAACAACTTGGAAAAATCTACGAGGTAAAGAAAAATTAA
- a CDS encoding glycine betaine ABC transporter substrate-binding protein, translating into MCIGTIILVFSIVLNTGCIGQAEDVTTDKGTINFGLPPWPGVTVKTQVAKVILEEMGYKVETNQLDAGIVYAEMAEGNIDALLAGWLPATHNEYWNIHQNNLELVHINVPGTWLGLAVPTYVYEAGVTSIPDLNGKETEFEGRIVGIEPGAGIMINTGRAIDAYGLTGYTLKTSSTPAMIAEVDAATLNNEWIVFTIWEPHSAFARFDIKKLDDPQKIYGDGDVVYTIVRKGFKEDFPEAYAFFEKFQITEDTQSEWILEYSDKGRDPAEIAREWVNNNRDLVEQWI; encoded by the coding sequence ATTTGTATAGGCACAATAATTTTAGTATTTTCAATTGTGCTAAATACAGGTTGTATAGGGCAAGCTGAGGACGTAACGACTGACAAAGGAACAATAAACTTTGGACTCCCACCTTGGCCGGGAGTAACTGTAAAGACTCAAGTGGCCAAAGTAATATTAGAAGAAATGGGATACAAAGTTGAAACAAATCAATTAGATGCAGGAATAGTATACGCTGAAATGGCAGAAGGCAATATCGACGCTTTATTGGCCGGATGGCTACCTGCAACCCACAATGAATACTGGAATATCCATCAAAATAATCTTGAATTGGTCCACATAAATGTTCCAGGAACATGGTTAGGACTTGCTGTTCCAACATATGTCTACGAAGCCGGGGTAACATCAATACCTGATTTAAACGGAAAAGAAACAGAGTTTGAAGGAAGAATAGTTGGAATCGAACCTGGGGCAGGTATAATGATCAATACAGGCAGAGCAATAGATGCTTATGGCTTAACTGGGTACACGCTTAAAACAAGTAGTACTCCAGCAATGATTGCCGAAGTAGATGCAGCGACATTAAATAACGAATGGATAGTATTTACAATATGGGAGCCACATTCTGCGTTTGCAAGATTTGACATAAAAAAACTTGATGATCCACAAAAGATATATGGCGACGGAGATGTCGTATATACCATTGTTAGAAAGGGATTCAAAGAAGACTTTCCAGAAGCTTATGCATTCTTTGAGAAGTTTCAGATAACAGAAGACACACAGAGCGAATGGATACTGGAATACAGTGACAAAGGTAGAGATCCAGCAGAAATAGCCCGAGAGTGGGTGAACAACAACAGAGACTTAGTTGAACAATGGATTTAA